In one window of Thermus aquaticus DNA:
- a CDS encoding glycosyltransferase family 4 protein produces the protein MRLLYLITRAEPGGAQVHVLELLRAFRGQAEVHLGVGEDRDGFLVEEARKLGVEVHLLRGLVQPIRPHQDLPALLEVGALLKRLCPHLVHAHSSKAGFLGRLAARALGVKSVYTAHGWAFTEGVPKGRRRLALAMERFAGRLGDRVIAVSHYDRDLALCHRVVPAERLKVIWNGVPDTPLRARPEAHPPRLVMVARFAPQKDHALLLRALAGLRELPWTLDLVGEGPLLPQAQALAQALGLAERVRFLGARRDVAEVLAGAQVFALATHWEGLPLSVLEAMRSGLPVVATDVGGVKEAVVEGKTGFLVGRGDEAGFRERLARLLRDPRLRASLGEAGRKRYEEAFTLERMLRETWRLYEEILG, from the coding sequence ATGCGCCTTCTCTACCTCATCACCCGCGCTGAGCCTGGCGGAGCCCAGGTGCACGTCCTGGAGCTACTCCGGGCTTTTAGGGGCCAGGCCGAGGTCCACCTTGGGGTGGGGGAGGACCGGGACGGGTTTCTCGTTGAGGAGGCGAGGAAGCTTGGGGTGGAGGTTCACCTCCTGAGGGGACTGGTCCAGCCCATACGCCCCCACCAGGACCTCCCCGCCCTTTTGGAGGTCGGGGCCCTTCTCAAGCGCCTCTGCCCCCACCTCGTCCACGCCCACTCCTCCAAGGCTGGGTTCCTCGGGCGGCTTGCGGCGAGGGCCTTGGGCGTGAAAAGCGTCTACACCGCCCACGGTTGGGCCTTCACCGAAGGGGTGCCGAAAGGGCGGAGGAGGCTCGCCCTCGCCATGGAGCGCTTCGCCGGAAGGCTTGGGGACCGGGTGATCGCCGTGTCCCATTACGACCGGGACCTCGCCCTCTGCCACCGGGTGGTCCCTGCGGAAAGGCTCAAGGTGATCTGGAACGGCGTGCCCGATACTCCCCTAAGGGCCCGCCCCGAGGCCCACCCCCCGAGGCTCGTCATGGTGGCCCGCTTCGCCCCTCAGAAAGACCACGCCCTCCTCCTCCGGGCCCTTGCGGGCCTAAGGGAGCTTCCCTGGACCCTGGACCTGGTGGGGGAGGGCCCCCTCCTTCCCCAAGCTCAGGCCTTGGCCCAGGCTCTCGGCCTTGCGGAGCGGGTGCGCTTCCTCGGGGCGAGGCGGGACGTGGCGGAGGTCCTGGCGGGAGCCCAGGTCTTCGCCCTCGCCACCCACTGGGAAGGCCTTCCCCTTTCCGTGCTGGAGGCCATGCGCTCCGGTCTTCCCGTGGTGGCCACGGACGTGGGAGGGGTGAAAGAGGCGGTGGTGGAGGGAAAGACGGGGTTTCTGGTGGGGCGGGGGGACGAGGCGGGGTTTCGGGAGAGGCTCGCACGGCTTCTGCGGGACCCAAGGCTCAGGGCCTCCCTGGGGGAGGCGGGGCGGA